The segment GCACGAAGAGGGTGAGGACGGCCTGCCCGATCGTGCCGTACTCGTCGGGCGCGTGGTCCTTGAAGATGAGCCAGCCCGCCATGCCGTACACGTAGAGAGTCACCATGGCGAGTGCCAGGAAGCCGCCGACGCCGGGCAGGCTGCGCAGCAGCGCCGCCACGATCGTGCGCAGGCCGGGGGAGAAGCGCACCAGCCGCACGACGCGCGCGATGCGGATGACGCGCAGGGCGGTGTCGCTGTTCAGGCCCGGCAGGAACGCGGCGGCGATGACGACGAAGTCGAAGACGTTCCAGCCGTGCCGGAAGAAGTCCTGCGGCCGGCGGCCGTGTGCGAGGATCCGGATGACGATCTCGGTGACGAAGACCGCCCGGAAGAACCACTCCAGCAGGTGCAGCGGCGGGCCGGCGACGCCGAGGTGCGGGTACGTCTCCAGGCCCAGCACGACCGCGTTGGCGCCGATGAAGACCACGATGGCCACCTCGAAGGCGCGGGACTCGACGATGCGGTTACAACGTTCGGTCAGGCGCGTCGGCGGCACGGCGAAACCTCCCCAGACTGTCGCGTGCTGTGTGTTCTTGCAAGCTTGTGGCAACAAGGTATGGTTGCCGGCATGGAACCTGGCGGTGACGAGCCGCCGGGCTCCGCTGCGATGATCCCGGGCGTCCGGGCGCACGTCGAGACCGTGCTGTTGAGTGCGCGGGGCGGACGGCTCTGCTTCCGCACCGCCTCCCGGCAGCTCGGGGTTGGCGAGCACCCGGACGCCTGCGCGCGGAGCCTGGCCGGCCACGGCGTGGGGCTGCTGCACTCGACCTCGTGGCGGCACACCGCCGAGGGCATCCTGCTGACGTATGTGGCGCTGCCCGACCCGGACCCGTCCGCACCGGCCGAGCCGGTGCTCGACCTGCCGGTCACGCGCGGCCCCGACCCGCTGACCCCGAGCCCGGCGGTGGTGCGGCCGGTCGACGTGGCCGCGCACGCGTGCCGGCACCTGGCCTTTCTGCGCCACACCGACCCGCAGGTGGCGGGCGCCGTCACCGGTGCCGGCGAGCTGTGGGACCTGATCGACGTCTTCACGCCCGCGGTGGCCGGGCTGCTCCCGACGGGCGTGCGGTAGCCCTTCAGGCCACCAGGTCGGCGGCCAGCCGCGGGATGCGGGCCACGATGCTGAGGTGGCCGTCGACCGGGCGCAGGTCGAGCTTGGCGCCGGGGATCAGGTCGACGGTGTGTCGCGAGTGGGCGACCGGGATGACCGTGTCGGCCTCGCCGTGCAGCGCGACCACCGGCGCCCGGATCGCGCCCGGGTCAAAGCCCCACGGCCGCGCCTGCACCGTGATGTCGTGCGCGTACCCCACGACGCCTTGGCTGAAGCTCTCCGCGAGCGTCTCGGTCATGGACGCCGCCATCTCGGGCCGGCTTGTCAGCGCGAGGTCGGCGTCGGCCCACTCGCCGCCGCCCTCGGAGTAGCGGGCGCCGTCCGGACCGAACTGCTCCTCGCACCACGCCACCGCCGCGGCGTCGTCGCCCACCCGCATCAGCTCGGCCTCGCGCTTTTCCACCCCGTCCCACGCGGGCGCCCAGCCCATGTCGGTCACGCCGGCGACCACACCGGCCGCGGCCACCCGGCCGGGAAGCAGGGCGGCACTGACCACCGCGTACGGCCCGCCGGAGGAGTAGCCGACGACCGCGAAGCGCTCCAGCCCGAGGTGGTCGGCGAGCGCGGCGACGTCGGCCGGCCAGTCGTCCAAGAGGCGGCCGGGGCGGGGCGACGACCGGCCGTAGCCCGGGCGGTCGGGAGAGAACACCCGCAAGCCCATCCGGGCCAGCTCGTTGTCCCACGGCACCAAGTCGAGCCGGCTGGTCGGTGCGCCGTGGAAATACAGCACCGGAGCGCCGTCGGGTGCACCGAGGTCGGTGTAGGCCAGGGTGCGCCCGTCCGGAAGGGTCATCGCGTCGTCCCGCATTCGGGTCAGTATGCCGCCACCGGCAAAACCGCGTGCGCCTGTTGGGTGAACCTCCGGGCCGGGGGCCCTACTGTCCGCGAAAGACCGCGACAGATATTTGCCCCGGTCCGCCCGGGTGCGGACCGTATGCTCCCGCGGGCAACGCGGAGGCCGGCGGCGAGCTGGCGCTCGCCGAAATCCCCGACCTCCGCTGCCGGGTCCGCGCGCCACGGTCCGGAGCACCGCGCCAGCGCGAAGCTCAGGCCGCGCGCGGCTCCACCACGGTGATCACCACGTCCCGGCGTAGCCGGAAGCCGATCGACTCGTAGAGCCGCAGTGCCGCGGTGTTGTCCGCGGAGGCGTGCATGAACGGCGTCTCGCCGCGCGCCCTGACGCCGGCCGCAACGGCGCGCACGATACGGGTGGCCAGGCCCTGCCCGCGGTAGGCCGGGTCCGTGCAGACAGCGCTGATCTCGGTCCAGCCGGGCGGCTGCATGCGCTCGCCACCCATCGCGACAAGCCGACCCTCCCGCCGGATGCCGAGGTACGTGCCGAGCTCGACGGTGCGCCGGCGGAACGGTCCGGGCTCGGTGCGGGCGATGAGGTCGAGCATCTCGTCGACGTCCGCCGGCCCCAGCCGCACCGCCTCCGGGTCCGCTGCCGCGCGCAGGGAGACGTCGACGAGCTGCACGCCCGCGAACACCTCCAGCACCTCCCACCCCGCCGGCGGCGTCACGGCGGCGCCGACCGTGGCGACAGCCTCGCCCGGTTCGGTGATCGCGGCGAGGTCGGCCCAGGCGCGCCCGTCCGATCCGGGGCGCAGCGCGGCGAACGGCGCCACGTCCGACGGGTAGCGGGCGGCCTCGCCCTTGAGATGCCCCAGGCGGGCGTGCGCGCCGTTCAGGGCGGCCCACACCGGATGGTCCAGCACGTGTGTCACGTACCCGATCATCGCGCGCCGCCCTCGGGTGGGCGCTATGGGGCAATTGCTATGCGGTGTGGACCACACGGGGCAACTAGATTGCTATCTATCGATGCCCCCCGCTCCCATGAGGAGTCCACAATGTTCAGACGCGCCTTCCTGGGTCTGCTCGCGCTCTCCCTCTCGCTCGTCGGCGTCCAGGTGATCGCCGAGGCGCCCGCAGCCGCGGCGCCGCGGATCATCTACTACGACGCCAGCCGGGCCGGCGAGTTCGCCACCAACTTCGCGCAGGCGGCCCAGATCTGGAACAGCAGCGTGGCCAACGTGCGGCTGCAGGCTGGATCGCCGGCGACCGTCGTCATCTACGTCGACAGCGGCTGGCCCCGGGCGTACGTGACCGGGCTCGGCTCGGGCCGCATCTACATGGGCCGGCAGGCGGTCAACCAGGGCTACAACCGCACCCGCATCGCCACCCACGAGTGGGGCCACATCCTCGGCCTGCCGGACAACCGCACCGGCCTCTGCTCGGACCTCATGTCCGGCAGCAGCGCGCCGGTCTCCTGCGCCAACGCCCAGCCCAGCGCGGCCGAGCGGGCGAGGGTCGACCGCAACTTCGCCAGCAGCGCCGCACCGGCCCCGGCGAAGGTCTACGTCTGGAGCTGACTTCGGACCGGGAGCGCGCCTCCCCGCGCCGGGCGGCGGACCACGTCGGCCGCTGAGAGCCACCTGACCAGCTCCGCGCCGGGCATCGGGTGCGCGGCGATCCAACCCTGGATCAGCGTGCACCCGGCCTCGGCGAGGAGCTGGCGGGTGTACTCGTTTTCCACGCCTTCGGCCACCGTGCGGATGCCGAGCGTCCGAGCCATCTCCACAATGGACCGCACGATCGCGGCGTCGTCGCGGTTGTCGGCCATCCCGGCGACGAACGAGCGGTCGATCTTGATTTCGCTGATCGGCAGGCGGCGCAGGTGCTGCAGCGACGAGTAGCCGGTACCGAAGTCGTCCAGCGAGATCGCGACGCCCAGCGCGGCGATCCGGTTCACCGTCGCCTGCACCCGGCTCGGGTCGGCCAGCAGCGCGCTCTCGGTGATCTCCACCTGGACCCGCTCCGGCGGCACGCCCCGCTCGCGCAGCCGTGCGGCCAGGTGCGTGGCGAGGTCGTCGCTGTAGAGGTCGCGGACGCTCACGTTGAGCGAGGCGCGCAGCGTCAGCCCGGTGCCGCGCCAGGCCGCGGCCTGCGCGGTGACGTCGTCGATGACCCGCATGGTGAGCTGCTGCATGACCGAGCTGTGCTCGGCGACGCTGAGCAGGTCGCGGGTCGGCACGAGGCCGTGCACCGGGTGGTGCCAGCGCAGCAGCGCCTCCACGCCCTCCACCTCGCCGGTGGCCAGCGACACCTGTGGCTGGTAGTGCATGGCGATCTGCTGCGGCTCCGGGACGGTCAGCGCGTCGCGGAAGTCGGTGAGCAGCTTGAGCCGCTCCGGGCTGTTCTGGTCGGCCCGTGCGGCGTACGTCGCGACCGCGTCGCCGCGCTGCTTCGCCTCGTACATCGCCACGTCCGCGTGGCGCAGCAGCGTGGGAAAGTCCTCACCGTCCGAATAGGACGCGATGCCCAGCGAGGCCGTCACGTCGATCTGCAGCCGGTCCAGCGCCACCGGACGGGCGAGTGCGTGTACGACCGTGCACGCCACCCGCTCCGCCTCCTGGGGCGTGTGCGTGGCCAGCAGGATCGCGAACTCGTCGCCGCCCAGCCGCGCCACCGTCGACTCGGCCGGCTGTACCGCGGCGATCCGCTCCGCCACCGCGACAAGCAGCCGGTCGCCGACGTCGTGGCCGAGCGTGTCGTTGACGTGCTTGAACCGGTCGAGGTCGAGCATCAGCAGCGAGAGCACCGCCGGCGCCGGCACACCGTCCGGCGAGACCCGGCCGCGGGCGGCCAGCAGGTCGTTGAAGCCGGCGCGCAGGCCGGCGCGGTTGGCGAGGCCGGTCAACGGGTCCATCCGCGCGGCCCGGTCCCGCTCGGCGGACAGGCGCGCCATCCGCTGCACGGCGAACAGCGGTGCGAAGACCAGCGGCACGAAACCGACGTTGATGTGTGCGGCCACCGCGAGCACCGGGCTCAGCAGCAGCAACGATGCCTTGAACAGCAACTGGTTGCCGACCGCGCTGGTCAGCGACCGCGACCGGGCCGGGGCCCCGCGCAGGACGGAGTGGACGAACTCCAGCGCGGCGTAGACGACGATCCACGCCACCACCGCGAGCACCACGGCGATCGCATCCGTCGCGATGTTCGTGGGCCCGTTCCGCTCGAACGGGTCCGGCTGGCCGAGCCACAGGACCGCACCCGAGGCGGCGAACGCCAGCGTGTACTGCCCCCACGCCTTGACCGCCTCGACCATCGGGGCGTGCAGCTTCCACCGCACCAGCAGCACCGCGACGGCCTGCGCCGCGATCGCCGGCCCGAAGCCCCAGCAGAGCTGGATCGCGAACGTGAAGCAGATCGTCGGGCACACGATCAGTGGCGGCCTGCCGGGTGTCGGCCGCTCGATGAAGGCGAGCATGCCGGCCACCACGGCGAGGACGGTCATCAGCCACATGGGCGGGTGCGCCACGGCCTCCGCGACGACATCACGCGCGGAGAGCGCCAACAGAAACCCTCCGGTGACGCCCATCACCAATGCGTACAGCCGTAGGAGGCGTTGCTTGGTCCACCGGCGTCCAGCCATGGTCAGACCCGCCACGTGCCACCCCCTCAGCCGCCCGTCATCCCCCGTGACCGGCCCAAAGAGTAACTCGAACGATCTTCACGGCAAAACGCATATGAGAGGTTTAACCCCCGATAGGTGGATTTCTCCAAGTACTTGCGTCGATTTGCTCCCTAGTCCGTCACGACCCAGGCGGCGGTGTCCGGCGGCAGCAGGTCGCCGTCGAGCGGCCCGCTGGTCAGGACGACGTGGCCGGGCACGGGGAGGGCGACCGGCTCGCCGGAGAGGTTGACCACACAGGTGAACGTGGCATCGCGGCCGCGGCTGAAGACGAGCACCCGGTCAGGGCCGGGCAGCCACGCGAACGGGCCGTCGCCGAGCTCGGGCCGCGCGTTGCGCTGCCGCAGCGATCGCCGGTACAGCTCGAGCATCGAGTCGGGGTCGCCGGACTCGGCCTCCACCGTGCGGTCGTGCCAGGTCGTCGGCTGGGGCAGCCACGGCTCGGCGGTGGCACCGGGCGGGCTGAAGCCGAACGGCGGCACCGCGCCGGACCACGGGATCGGCACGCGGCAGCCGTCGCGGCCGAGGTTTTCACCGGCGGTGCGGTAGAACATCGGGTCCTGCCGCAGCGCGTCCGGGATGTCCTCGATCTCCTCCAGACCGAGCTCCTCGCCCTGGTACATGTAGACCGAGCCGGGCAGCGCGAGGTTGAGCAGCAGCGCGGCGCGGGCCCGGCGCAGGCCGAGCGCGCGGTCGGTGGGCGCCCCGAGCTGGCGGTAGTCCAATGTGAACGAGGTGTCGGCGCGCCCGTACCGGGTCACGTGCCGGGGAACGTCGTGATTGGACAGTACCCATGTCGCGGCCGCGCCGACCGGTGCGTGTACGGCGAGCGTCTCGTCGATGGTGGCGCGCAGCGCGGCAGCGTCCCAGGGGCAGCCGAGGAACGCGAAGTTGAACGCGGTGTGGATCTCGTCCTCGCGCAGGTACGCGGCGAACCGCTGCGCGTCGGGCAGCCACACCTCGCCGATCAGTGCCCGCGGCTCCGGGTAGCTGTCGGTGATCGCCCGCCACGCCCGGTACACCTCGTGCACCTCGTCGCGGTCCTGGAACGGGTGCGGGAGCGGCGGGTTCGCGGGGTCGAAGTCGGCGAGCGCGCCGTCCTTCATCAGCAGCGCGGCCGAGTCGATACGGATGCCGTCCGCACCCCGGTCCAGCCAGAACCGGAGCACGTCCTCGAACTCCTCGCGGACTTTCGGGTTCTCCCAGTTGAGGTCCGGCTGCTCGGGCGCGAACAGGTGCAGGTACCACTCGCCGGGCGTGCCGTCCGGGTTGGCGGTGCGGGTCCAGGCCGGCCCGCCGAAGATGGACTGCCAGTCGTTGGGCGGCAGCTCGCCGGACTCGCCGCGGCCGGGGCGAAACCAGAACAGGTCGCGCGCGGTCGAGCCGGGCCCGTTCTGAAGCGCTTCGACGAACCACGCGTGTTTGTCCGAGCAGTGGTTCGGCACCACGTCGACGATGATCCGGATGCCCAGCGCGTGCGCCTCCCGGATCAGCTCCTCGGCCTCGGCGAGCGTGCCGAAGACAGGGTCGATCGCCCGGTAGTCCGAGACGTCGTAGCCGGCGTCCGCCTGCGGGGACGCGTACCACGGGCTGAACCACACGGCATCGACGCCGAGACCGGCGAGGTGGTCGAGGTGGGCGCGGACGCCGCCCAGATCGCCGACGCCGTCGCCGTTGCTGTCGGCGAAACTGCGCGGATAGATCTGGTAAATGACGGCCGAGCGCCACCATTCCACCGTCGCCGAGCGCACCTTCTCCGGCTCGACGGTCCCGATTTCGCCCACGGCAAACCTGCTTCCTTGTACGTGATGTGTTTCGTGCGACGTGCACCCGATGCTGTGTTGGTTGGCGCTATCCCTTCAAGCTGCCCGCGGTGAGACCGGACATGATGCTCTTTTGGAAAATCAGGAAGAAAATGATGGTCGGGATAGCGGCGATGACCGCGGCGGCGACGACCACGTTCATCGGGGTGCCGCCGGAAAAGGCGTAGATGCCGACGCTGACCGTCCTGGTCTCCGGCGACGGCATGACCAGCTTCGGCCAGAGGAAGTCCTTCCACACCGCGGTGACCGCGAAGATGGAGACCACACCGAGGATCGGCCGGGACATCGGCAGGATGATCGACCACAGGGTGCGCAACGGGGTCGCGCCGTCCATGACCGCCGCCGACATGATCTCCTCGGGGATCGAGTCGAAGAAGCGCTTGAGCAGGAAGATGTTGAACGCGTTCGCCACCGCGGGGAGCCACAGCGCCAGCGGCGAGTCGAGCAGGTTGACGTGCAGGATCGGCAGGTCGATGACCGTCACGTACTGCGGGATGATGAGCACCATCGCCGGGATCATCAGCGTGACGAGCATCAGGCCGAGGATCGCGTTGCCGAAGGCGGGGCGCAGCTTCGACAGCGCGTACGCCGCCGTGGTGTCCAGCACGAGCTGGAAGATGAGCGCGCCGGCCGCGTAGTAGAACGTGTTGAACAGCAGCTTGGCGAGGTCGAGCTGGT is part of the Phytohabitans houttuyneae genome and harbors:
- a CDS encoding ion transporter, which translates into the protein MPPTRLTERCNRIVESRAFEVAIVVFIGANAVVLGLETYPHLGVAGPPLHLLEWFFRAVFVTEIVIRILAHGRRPQDFFRHGWNVFDFVVIAAAFLPGLNSDTALRVIRIARVVRLVRFSPGLRTIVAALLRSLPGVGGFLALAMVTLYVYGMAGWLIFKDHAPDEYGTIGQAVLTLFVLLSLENLPELIEQGLALSPWTLVYYVSYVLITANLLLNILIAVIVNSMEEARRLEMTERMAADEDGDGVPDEIDRIAISQRLDDLRELVAELERELRIERDEPARVKTPLPRSP
- a CDS encoding alpha/beta fold hydrolase encodes the protein MRDDAMTLPDGRTLAYTDLGAPDGAPVLYFHGAPTSRLDLVPWDNELARMGLRVFSPDRPGYGRSSPRPGRLLDDWPADVAALADHLGLERFAVVGYSSGGPYAVVSAALLPGRVAAAGVVAGVTDMGWAPAWDGVEKREAELMRVGDDAAAVAWCEEQFGPDGARYSEGGGEWADADLALTSRPEMAASMTETLAESFSQGVVGYAHDITVQARPWGFDPGAIRAPVVALHGEADTVIPVAHSRHTVDLIPGAKLDLRPVDGHLSIVARIPRLAADLVA
- a CDS encoding GNAT family N-acetyltransferase; amino-acid sequence: MTHVLDHPVWAALNGAHARLGHLKGEAARYPSDVAPFAALRPGSDGRAWADLAAITEPGEAVATVGAAVTPPAGWEVLEVFAGVQLVDVSLRAAADPEAVRLGPADVDEMLDLIARTEPGPFRRRTVELGTYLGIRREGRLVAMGGERMQPPGWTEISAVCTDPAYRGQGLATRIVRAVAAGVRARGETPFMHASADNTAALRLYESIGFRLRRDVVITVVEPRAA
- a CDS encoding putative bifunctional diguanylate cyclase/phosphodiesterase, encoding MAGRRWTKQRLLRLYALVMGVTGGFLLALSARDVVAEAVAHPPMWLMTVLAVVAGMLAFIERPTPGRPPLIVCPTICFTFAIQLCWGFGPAIAAQAVAVLLVRWKLHAPMVEAVKAWGQYTLAFAASGAVLWLGQPDPFERNGPTNIATDAIAVVLAVVAWIVVYAALEFVHSVLRGAPARSRSLTSAVGNQLLFKASLLLLSPVLAVAAHINVGFVPLVFAPLFAVQRMARLSAERDRAARMDPLTGLANRAGLRAGFNDLLAARGRVSPDGVPAPAVLSLLMLDLDRFKHVNDTLGHDVGDRLLVAVAERIAAVQPAESTVARLGGDEFAILLATHTPQEAERVACTVVHALARPVALDRLQIDVTASLGIASYSDGEDFPTLLRHADVAMYEAKQRGDAVATYAARADQNSPERLKLLTDFRDALTVPEPQQIAMHYQPQVSLATGEVEGVEALLRWHHPVHGLVPTRDLLSVAEHSSVMQQLTMRVIDDVTAQAAAWRGTGLTLRASLNVSVRDLYSDDLATHLAARLRERGVPPERVQVEITESALLADPSRVQATVNRIAALGVAISLDDFGTGYSSLQHLRRLPISEIKIDRSFVAGMADNRDDAAIVRSIVEMARTLGIRTVAEGVENEYTRQLLAEAGCTLIQGWIAAHPMPGAELVRWLSAADVVRRPARGGALPVRSQLQT
- a CDS encoding glycoside hydrolase family 13 protein; this encodes MGEIGTVEPEKVRSATVEWWRSAVIYQIYPRSFADSNGDGVGDLGGVRAHLDHLAGLGVDAVWFSPWYASPQADAGYDVSDYRAIDPVFGTLAEAEELIREAHALGIRIIVDVVPNHCSDKHAWFVEALQNGPGSTARDLFWFRPGRGESGELPPNDWQSIFGGPAWTRTANPDGTPGEWYLHLFAPEQPDLNWENPKVREEFEDVLRFWLDRGADGIRIDSAALLMKDGALADFDPANPPLPHPFQDRDEVHEVYRAWRAITDSYPEPRALIGEVWLPDAQRFAAYLREDEIHTAFNFAFLGCPWDAAALRATIDETLAVHAPVGAAATWVLSNHDVPRHVTRYGRADTSFTLDYRQLGAPTDRALGLRRARAALLLNLALPGSVYMYQGEELGLEEIEDIPDALRQDPMFYRTAGENLGRDGCRVPIPWSGAVPPFGFSPPGATAEPWLPQPTTWHDRTVEAESGDPDSMLELYRRSLRQRNARPELGDGPFAWLPGPDRVLVFSRGRDATFTCVVNLSGEPVALPVPGHVVLTSGPLDGDLLPPDTAAWVVTD
- a CDS encoding carbohydrate ABC transporter permease, which gives rise to MAADSGTRTLISSAQMRRGRGKYIYWTLLVAVVLIFTLVFIGPLYWMVTGALKSGQEIAQTPPTLWPKDPRLTNYTDAWNQLDLAKLLFNTFYYAAGALIFQLVLDTTAAYALSKLRPAFGNAILGLMLVTLMIPAMVLIIPQYVTVIDLPILHVNLLDSPLALWLPAVANAFNIFLLKRFFDSIPEEIMSAAVMDGATPLRTLWSIILPMSRPILGVVSIFAVTAVWKDFLWPKLVMPSPETRTVSVGIYAFSGGTPMNVVVAAAVIAAIPTIIFFLIFQKSIMSGLTAGSLKG